Proteins co-encoded in one Malus domestica chromosome 09, GDT2T_hap1 genomic window:
- the LOC103453563 gene encoding beta-galactosidase 1 → MGFLRLVMWNVAVLLLVLLGSWVGSVRASVSYDSKAIVINGHRKILISGSIHYPRSSPEMWPDLIQKAKEGGLDVIQTYVFWNGHEPSPGKYYFEDNYDLVKFIKLVQQAGLYVHLRIGPYVCAEWNFGGFPVWLKYIPGIQFRTDNGPFKNQMQRFTTKIVNMMKAERLFQTHGGPIIMSQIENEYGPMEYELGAPGKQYTDWAAQMALGLGTGVPWVMCKQDDAPDPIINACNGFYCDYFSPNKAYKPKMWTEAWTGWYTEFGGAVPYRPAEDLAFSVARFIQKGGSFINYYMYHGGTNFGRTAGGPFIATSYDYDAPLDEYGLLRQPKWGHLKDLHRAIKLCEPALVSADPTVQPLGRFQEAHVFKSNSGACSAFLANYNPRSFAKVAFGNMHYNLPPWSISILPDCKNTVYNTARVGAQSALMKMPRVPLHGGFSWQSYPDEAASYSDTTFTTAGLLEQINTTRDSSDYLWYITDVNIDPNEEFLRSGKYPELTVLSAGHALRVFINGQLAGTSYGSLEFPKLTFSQGVNLRAGINQIALLSIAVGLPNVGPHFETWNAGVLGPVILNGLNEGRRDLSWQKWSYKVGLKGEALSLHSLSGSSSVEWIQGSYVTRKQPLTWFKTTFNAPAGNSPLALDMGSMGKGQVWINGRSIGRYWPAYTASGNCGACNYAGTYNEKKCLSNCGQASQRWYHVPRSWLNPTGNLLVVLEEWGGDPNGIFLVRREVDSICADIYEWQPNLMSYQMQASGKVKKPVRPKAHLTCGPGQKISSIKFASFGTPEGACGSFREGACHAHNSYDAFQRSCIGQNSCSVTVEPENFGGDPCPSVMKKLSVEAICS, encoded by the exons atggGTTTTTTGAGGCTTGTAATGTGGAATGTGGCTGTGCTGCTGCTCGTGTTGCTGGGTTCATGGGTTGGTTCTGTGAGAGCTTCTGTTTCATATGATTCCAAGGCCATTGTGATTAATGGACACAGAAAGATCCTCATTTCTGGATCTATTCACTACCCAAGAAGTTCCCCTGAG atgtGGCCAGATCTTATTCAGAAAGCAAAGGAAGGAGGTCTGGATGTGATTCAGACTTATGTTTTCTGGAATGGGCATGAACCTTCACCTGGCAAA TATTATTTTGAAGACAACTATGATTTGGTCAAGTTTATCAAGCTGGTTCAGCAGGCAGGCCTATATGTTCATCTCAGGATTGGTCCTTATGTTTGTGCTGAGTGGAACTTTGG GGGGTTTCCTGTTTGGCTGAAGTACATTCCTGGTATCCAATTCAGAACAGATAATGGTCCTTTCAAG AATCAAATGCAAAGATTCACAACCAAGATTGTAAATATGATGAAAGCAGAAAGGTTGTTCCAGACTCACGGTGGTCCTATAATTATGTCCCAG ATTGAAAATGAGTATGGACCGATGGAGTATGAACTCGGTGCACCCGGTAAACAGTACACTGACTGGGCAGCTCAGATGGCTTTGGGGCTCGGCACCGGtgtcccctgggtgatgtgcaAACAAGATGATGCTCCTGATCCTATT ATTAATGCCTGCAATGGCTTCTACTGTGACTACTTCTCTCCAAACAAGGCATATAAACCAAAGATGTGGACAGAAGCCTGGACTGGCTG GTATACTGAGTTTGGAGGTGCAGTTCCTTACCGACCGGCTGAGGATTTAGCTTTCTCAGTTGCAAGGTTTATTCAGAAGGGTGGATCATTCATTAATTATTATATG TACCATGGAGGAACAAATTTTGGCCGAACTGCTGGAGGTCCTTTCATTGCTACTAGTTATGATTATGATGCTCCTCTTGATGAATACG GTCTATTGAGGCAACCTAAATGGGGCCATCTGAAAGATCTGCACAGAGCAATAAAACTGTGTGAACCAGCTCTAGTTTCTGCGGATCCCACTGTACAACCACTTGGCAGATTTCAAGAG GCTCATGTTTTCAAATCAAATTCTGGAGCTTGTTCTGCATTTCTTGCAAATTACAACCCAAGATCATTTGCGAAAGTGGCATTTGGAAATATGCATTACAACCTACCTCCTTGGTCTATTAGCATTCTTCCCGACTGCAAGAACACTGTTTATAACACCGCAAGA GTTGGTGCGCAGAGTGCACTAATGAAGATGCCTCGTGTTCCTCTTCACGGAGGATTCTCTTGGCAGTCGTACCCTGATGAGGCTGCCTCTTACAGTGACACTACATTTACCACAGCCGGGTTGTTGGAGCAGATAAATACCACTAGAGATTCCTCTGATTATCTGTGGTACATAACAGA TGTTAATATCGATCCCAATGAGGAATTTTTGAGAAGCGGAAAGTATCCTGAACTCACCGTCTTATCAGCTGGCCATGCTTTGCGTGTTTTCATCAACGGTCAACTTGCAG GGACTTCTTACGGAAGTCTAGAATTCCCAAAACTAACATTTAGTCAAGGTGTGAATTTGAGAGCTGGTATCAACCAGATTGCGCTTCTAAGCATTGCTGTTGGCCTCCCg AATGTTGGTCCACATTTTGAGACTTGGAATGCTGGTGTTCTTGGCCCGGTCATATTAAATGGTCTGAATGAGGGAAGGAGGGACTTGTCATGGCAGAAATGGTCTTACAAG GTTGGGCTTAAAGGAGAAGCCCTGAGTCTTCATTCGCTCAGTGGGAGTTCCTCAGTCGAGTGGATTCAGGGGTCATATGTCACAAGAAAGCAGCCTCTGACATGGTTCAAA ACAACCTTCAATGCACCAGCTGGAAATTCACCGTTGGCTCTAGATATGGGCAGCATGGGCAAAGGTCAAGTATGGATAAATGGCAGAAGTATTGGCCGCTACTGGCCTGCATATACAGCATCTGGTAATTGTGGCGCCTGTAACTATGCTGGGACATACAATGAGAAAAAATGCTTAAGTAACTGTGGACAGGCTTCCCAGAGATG GTATCATGTTCCTCGGTCGTGGCTAAACCCAACAGGCAATTTGTTGGTTGTGTTAGAAGAGTGGGGAGGAGATCCGAATGGGATATTTTTGGTGAGAAGGGAAGTAGATAGCATATGTGCTGATATTTACGAGTGGCAACCAAATCTTATGAGTTATCAAATGCAAGCCTCAGGCAAGGTGAAGAAACCGGTAAGGCCTAAAGCCCATTTGACATGTGGCCCTGGACAgaaaatatcatcaataaagtTTGCTAGTTTTGGAACGCCGGAAGGCGCTTGTGGAAGCTTCCGTGAGGGAGCCTGTCATGCCCACAACTCGTATGATGCTTTTCAAAGG AGTTGTATCGGACAGAACTCATGCTCGGTAACTGTAGAACCTGAGAATTTTGGAGGCGATCCATGTCCAAGTGTAATGAAGAAACTCTCCGTGGAGGCCATTTGCAGCTAA